DNA from Bradyrhizobium japonicum USDA 6:
GCCCTCGCCCGCGGCGAGCGGCTGATGGGCTTTGGCCATCGCGTCTATCGCGTGCGCGATCCGCGCGCCGACGTGCTCAAGGCCGCGATCGAGCGGCTTTCGGCGGATGGCGCTGACCTGCCCTTTGCCGGCGAGGTCGAGGCCTATATCCGCAGCGCGCTGCGCAAGAAGAATCCGGACCGGCCGCTGGAGACGAATGTGGAGTTCTTCACGGCGATTCTGCTCGATGCTCTCGCCATTCCACGCCAAGCCTTCACGCCGATCTTCGCCGCGGCGCGTGCAGCGGGATGGACCGCCCATGCGCGCGAGCAACAGCGGACGGGGCGTTTGATCCGGCCGAGCTCGTCATATGTGGGTGAAATGCCGAAGGCTTCCGGCGAATAGAGCAGAAGGCGCACGACAGCCGGGCCGTTCGCCGCGCTGTCGTGCCTCGCCCGGACGCACGATGACACGGCAGGGCCGTCGCGCGAGATCGTAATTGCGAGAACGCGCGCACGGTCCGGGCGACGACCTTGGAACATCTTTGAGTCTGGGGACTTAACCGTGAGCCCCCTCGGATCAAGATTCCAATGCTGGACCTGTTTGGACATTCGGACGAGGCCAGGATTGGCGAGATCGCCGCCGGCTATGCCGCCAACCGGACCGAGGCCGGCACGGATTCTGAAAGACGATTCCGCGACTTGCTGCAGGCTCTGCCGGTCGCGATCTACACAACCGATGCGGAAGGCTGCATCACCTTCTTCAATCGGGCCTGCATCGATTTTGCCGGACGCACGCCGAAGATCGGCGAGATGTGGTGCGTGACCTGGAAGCTCTATATGCCCGACGGCACGGCGCTTCCCCACGCTGAATGCCCGATGGCGATCGCGCTCAAGCAGAACCGGCCAGTGCGCGACGTCGAGGCCGTGGCCGAGCGGCCGGACGGCTCCCGGATCTGCTTCATGCCATATCCGACGCCGCTGCGCGACGAACGCGGCCGGTTGGTCGGCGCGGTGAACATGCTGGTCGACATCACGGCTCGCAAGCAGGCCGAGCAGAGGATGATGCTCCTCACCTCCGAGGTCGATCATCGTTCCAACAACCTGCTCGCAGTCGCTCAGGCGATGCTGCGGCTGACGAAGGCGGATACCGCGGAAGAGTTCCAGACCGTGTTTGCAGGCCGGCTCAGCGCGCTTGCCAACGTGCAGAGGCTGTTTTCGGCTTCGCGCTGGACCGGCGCGAATCTGAAGACCATCGTCGAGGAGGAACTCCGGCCGTACGCAAGCCGGGACGGCGAGCGGATCACGATCGTGGGAGACGACGTCCGCCTGCCGCCTACGCTGGCCCAGTCGATCGCAGTCGCGCTGCATGAGCTCGCCACCAACGCCGCCAAATATGGCGCGCTGTCGGGGCCTTCGGGCAGGCTGGAGATCAGCTGGGAGACCAATGGCGCAGAGCCTCTCGTGCTGCACTGGTCGGAGAGCGGCGGTCCCCGGGTCAACGAGGCGCCGACGCGCAAGGGCTTTGGAATCGGTGCGGTCGACGGCATCATCCGGACCTTGCGCGGAACCATTACCCGACAGTGGAGGCCGGAAGGACTGGTTTGCGAACTGTCCTTCCCAGAAGGCGTAGCCTAGGCCTCGCGGACCACCGTCTTCAGATAATTGTAGGCCTTGATGATCTCGATCAGGCGGTCTTCGGTCGACCGGTCGCCGCCGTTGGCGTCGGGGTGGTGCTGCTTGACCAGCGCCTTGTACTTGCTCTTGACGTCGGCGAGCGTGGAATCGGGGCCGAGGCCCATGACCTGGAGCGCCTTGCGCTCGGCGTTCATCACCTTGCGCGTCTCAGCCTTGGGCTCGGCCTGCGGACCCTTCCGCCAGCCTGCGCGGCCGTTGATCTCACTGAACATGCTGAACGGATCGGACGCCATGTCGATCTCGGCTTCCGCACCCTTCTTGCCGCCATTGGCGCCCATCTTCCAGGTCGGGCGGTGGCCGGTCAGCGCATCCTTCTGGTAGCGCGCGACGGCATCGGCATTCATGCCGGAGAAGAAATTGTAGTTCTGGTTGTACTCGCGCACGTGGTTCAAGCAGAAGTGCCAGTACTCGCGCTGGTTCTCGCGGCCCTTCGGCGCACGGTGCGCGCCCTTGTTCTGACACCCGGCCCATTCGCAATTGACCACGGCGTCGCGCGGCTTCACTTCCGGCTGCTTGCCTTTCGGCTTGACCCGGATGGAGTCGAAGAACTTTGATGAATCGATCGGCATGACTGACTTTGACTACGCAA
Protein-coding regions in this window:
- a CDS encoding sensor histidine kinase, which gives rise to MLDLFGHSDEARIGEIAAGYAANRTEAGTDSERRFRDLLQALPVAIYTTDAEGCITFFNRACIDFAGRTPKIGEMWCVTWKLYMPDGTALPHAECPMAIALKQNRPVRDVEAVAERPDGSRICFMPYPTPLRDERGRLVGAVNMLVDITARKQAEQRMMLLTSEVDHRSNNLLAVAQAMLRLTKADTAEEFQTVFAGRLSALANVQRLFSASRWTGANLKTIVEEELRPYASRDGERITIVGDDVRLPPTLAQSIAVALHELATNAAKYGALSGPSGRLEISWETNGAEPLVLHWSESGGPRVNEAPTRKGFGIGAVDGIIRTLRGTITRQWRPEGLVCELSFPEGVA
- a CDS encoding J domain-containing protein; the protein is MPIDSSKFFDSIRVKPKGKQPEVKPRDAVVNCEWAGCQNKGAHRAPKGRENQREYWHFCLNHVREYNQNYNFFSGMNADAVARYQKDALTGHRPTWKMGANGGKKGAEAEIDMASDPFSMFSEINGRAGWRKGPQAEPKAETRKVMNAERKALQVMGLGPDSTLADVKSKYKALVKQHHPDANGGDRSTEDRLIEIIKAYNYLKTVVREA